A window of Nitrospinota bacterium contains these coding sequences:
- a CDS encoding adenylate/guanylate cyclase domain-containing protein, with the protein MGDKGRQSKDPFELDQLLAEMESLQAQLSEHQRSMAILFADLKGFTAIFGQLGDADGLLALQRSESLIRPIVSSHSGTVIKTIGDAVMAHFPAANEAVRAAMAIQHAVVEHNVGVPPEKQIALRMGINVGKGYVKGRDIFGQVVNIAAKVQSAAEADQILASQMTVQALEPELAKRAEESDSLKVPGLAQPVKIYQILWKEEIGAATGRPAAGIKEDRADPHPSVTMVGENPFTQRILGSQDIEITSFPFRVGRDPRVEKRVPEKLAENDLYLEDVPPFRLSREHFQIEREERGYLVRDRGSKLGLFVNGRGIGGEHLDTAQKLVRGVNLLVLGDSNSPYRILITV; encoded by the coding sequence ATGGGAGACAAGGGCCGGCAGAGCAAAGACCCGTTCGAGCTCGACCAACTCCTGGCTGAGATGGAGTCTTTACAAGCCCAGCTGTCCGAGCATCAACGTTCCATGGCGATCCTGTTCGCCGACCTTAAGGGATTCACGGCCATCTTCGGCCAGCTCGGAGACGCCGATGGCCTGCTGGCGCTCCAACGCAGCGAATCCCTCATTCGGCCGATCGTTAGTTCTCACTCAGGGACGGTTATCAAGACCATTGGAGACGCAGTGATGGCCCACTTCCCTGCTGCGAACGAGGCTGTCCGCGCCGCTATGGCTATCCAGCACGCCGTTGTGGAGCACAACGTCGGGGTGCCCCCCGAGAAACAAATTGCCCTGCGCATGGGCATCAACGTCGGCAAGGGCTACGTTAAGGGTCGCGACATTTTCGGACAGGTCGTCAACATCGCGGCCAAGGTTCAGAGTGCGGCCGAGGCGGACCAGATTCTAGCTTCCCAGATGACCGTACAAGCTCTGGAGCCCGAACTGGCAAAGCGGGCTGAGGAGTCGGACTCTCTTAAGGTTCCGGGACTAGCGCAGCCGGTCAAGATCTACCAAATACTGTGGAAAGAGGAAATCGGTGCGGCGACCGGTCGCCCCGCGGCTGGGATAAAGGAAGATCGGGCGGATCCGCATCCTTCGGTGACAATGGTCGGTGAAAACCCGTTTACACAAAGAATCCTAGGCAGCCAGGATATCGAGATTACGTCATTTCCGTTCCGCGTCGGCCGCGACCCACGGGTGGAGAAACGTGTCCCTGAGAAGCTGGCCGAGAACGACCTTTACCTCGAAGACGTTCCCCCATTTCGGCTCTCGAGGGAGCACTTTCAAATTGAGCGCGAAGAGAGAGGCTATCTCGTTCGAGACAGGGGGAGCAAGCTCGGGCTCTTCGTAAACGGCCGAGGCATCGGAGGGGAGCATCTTGATACGGCGCAGAAGTTAGTGAGGGGAGTGAATCTCCTTGTTCTGGGGGATTCCAACTCCCCCTATCGAATCCTCATAACGGTCTGA
- the msrB gene encoding peptide-methionine (R)-S-oxide reductase MsrB: MGAAAATLLGGIPFAKYARAAKGQGKTGPGRRVIKSNAEWKKLLSPEQFYVSRMKGTERAYSGEYLFNKDEGIYQCICCGNELFSSEAKYDSGTGWPSFWAPIAQENIQKQDDYFLFIPRVELLCSVCDAHLGHLFNDGPPPTRLRYCINSVALKFVKKAS, translated from the coding sequence ATGGGGGCCGCGGCCGCTACGCTTTTGGGAGGGATACCCTTTGCGAAGTACGCGCGCGCAGCCAAGGGCCAAGGCAAGACTGGGCCGGGAAGAAGGGTGATCAAGTCTAACGCTGAATGGAAAAAGCTGCTTAGCCCGGAGCAGTTCTATGTCTCTCGAATGAAGGGGACTGAAAGAGCCTATTCCGGAGAGTACCTCTTCAACAAAGATGAAGGGATTTACCAATGCATCTGTTGCGGCAACGAATTGTTTAGCTCGGAGGCTAAGTATGATTCGGGCACTGGTTGGCCGAGCTTCTGGGCGCCCATCGCCCAAGAGAACATCCAGAAGCAGGATGATTATTTCTTGTTCATACCAAGGGTGGAGCTTCTGTGCAGTGTGTGTGACGCCCACCTCGGGCACCTCTTCAACGACGGGCCTCCCCCGACCCGTCTTCGGTACTGTATCAACTCGGTCGCCCTCAAATTCGTTAAAAAAGCAAGTTAA
- a CDS encoding penicillin-binding protein activator, whose protein sequence is MKREPGVAPLRGRRWLAAGTVVLVGLVLTSNPALSQEEEETELLFSLPPPITEPVSRRRGPQPPPPPPPESAPAPYKEAVGLYRRGKLAKASQAFAAYINEHPATPTTDDAVYYLGEIAYDQQQYAEALRMYQYLLDKFLSSDLYFLAQIRVGYCYYQMGFYDKTTETLEPLLPRLAEPRERWAVRQGLALAAAQRGERLQAAAGWMDALREAPSKADRTAAREAVEGLLATMTNRELLGVIDQYPTDFPRSGARFQLGLNYFNARRFMEARQTLVGFLLDHPTHPKLARAEELVASIDKTFTVDTSKLGLILPLTGPESVAGQSVLQGVQLAIAQAGVSPEGRPFRLIIRDSAGEPSRAQAAVARLAREEKVIAIIGPVFSEAAWAAAAEAHRLKVPMVVPFAHAPGIPESSPYVFRNSLTNQAQGAFLARYAVESLGLRRFAILYPDDSYGNGLKTIFAEAVEALGGQVVVQAAYDPNANDFIEPIRTLGGIADEELERLHAVSADGVAPTSPLPVAQTAPPIDYDAVFIPGYFDKVGLITPQLAFYNVMGVILLGANGWNSDELLTIGERYVEGAIFVDGFFAGSTRPEVKRFVENFRLTFGHEPNILAAQAHDAAGLILRVLKDGAANRDQLREGLLTISDYPGASGTTTMTETGEAVKELFLLMVRKGVITQIN, encoded by the coding sequence ATGAAAAGGGAACCGGGAGTTGCGCCGCTTCGAGGCAGGCGATGGTTGGCGGCGGGGACCGTCGTCCTAGTCGGACTCGTCCTCACATCCAACCCCGCCCTATCTCAGGAAGAAGAAGAGACAGAGCTCCTCTTCTCCCTGCCCCCCCCCATCACCGAGCCCGTCTCCCGTCGTCGGGGTCCACAACCGCCCCCGCCTCCCCCGCCCGAATCGGCCCCAGCGCCCTACAAGGAAGCAGTCGGCCTCTACAGGCGAGGCAAGCTTGCCAAGGCATCCCAAGCCTTCGCGGCCTATATCAACGAGCATCCGGCAACCCCGACAACCGACGACGCCGTCTATTACCTGGGGGAGATCGCTTACGATCAGCAACAGTACGCCGAGGCCCTCAGGATGTACCAGTACCTCCTGGATAAGTTCCTCTCCTCGGACCTCTACTTCTTGGCCCAAATCAGGGTCGGGTACTGTTATTACCAGATGGGGTTCTACGACAAGACGACCGAGACGCTGGAGCCCCTTCTTCCCCGCCTGGCGGAACCCAGGGAGCGTTGGGCCGTACGGCAGGGCCTGGCGCTGGCTGCCGCCCAGCGGGGCGAGCGGCTCCAGGCGGCTGCCGGCTGGATGGATGCTCTCAGGGAGGCCCCGTCCAAAGCCGACCGGACGGCCGCCCGCGAAGCGGTCGAGGGGCTTCTGGCGACGATGACGAACCGGGAGCTCCTCGGCGTCATCGACCAATATCCCACCGACTTCCCCCGCTCCGGGGCCCGTTTTCAGCTCGGGCTCAACTACTTCAACGCCAGGCGATTCATGGAAGCGCGCCAGACCCTGGTAGGCTTCCTCCTCGACCATCCGACCCACCCCAAGCTAGCCCGCGCCGAGGAGCTCGTCGCCTCCATCGACAAGACCTTCACCGTGGACACCTCCAAGCTGGGCTTGATCCTCCCTCTGACCGGGCCGGAATCGGTGGCGGGCCAATCCGTACTCCAGGGGGTTCAGCTCGCCATCGCCCAAGCCGGCGTGAGCCCCGAGGGAAGGCCCTTCCGGCTGATTATTCGAGACTCGGCGGGCGAGCCGTCACGGGCGCAGGCGGCCGTCGCCAGGCTGGCCCGGGAGGAGAAGGTCATCGCCATCATCGGCCCCGTCTTCAGCGAGGCGGCGTGGGCCGCGGCGGCCGAGGCCCACCGGCTGAAGGTGCCCATGGTGGTGCCCTTCGCCCACGCCCCGGGGATCCCCGAATCGAGCCCCTACGTCTTCCGAAACAGCCTCACAAACCAGGCTCAGGGAGCCTTCCTGGCGCGCTACGCGGTTGAGTCGCTGGGGCTCAGGCGCTTCGCTATTCTCTATCCCGACGATTCGTACGGCAACGGACTTAAGACCATCTTCGCCGAAGCCGTAGAGGCCCTCGGCGGCCAGGTCGTCGTCCAGGCGGCCTATGATCCGAACGCCAATGATTTTATCGAGCCCATTCGGACCCTGGGCGGGATCGCCGACGAGGAGCTCGAGCGCCTCCACGCGGTGTCCGCCGACGGGGTGGCCCCCACCTCGCCCCTGCCGGTGGCACAGACCGCCCCGCCAATCGACTACGACGCGGTCTTCATCCCAGGCTACTTCGACAAAGTGGGTCTCATCACACCCCAGCTCGCCTTCTACAACGTGATGGGGGTCATATTGTTGGGCGCCAACGGATGGAATTCCGACGAGCTGCTGACAATCGGCGAGCGCTACGTGGAAGGGGCAATCTTCGTGGACGGCTTCTTCGCGGGCTCGACCCGCCCGGAGGTCAAGAGATTCGTCGAGAACTTCCGGCTCACCTTCGGTCACGAACCCAACATCCTGGCGGCCCAGGCCCACGACGCGGCGGGCTTGATCTTGCGCGTCCTCAAAGACGGCGCGGCAAACCGGGATCAGCTTCGGGAGGGTTTGTTGACAATAAGCGACTACCCGGGGGCCTCGGGCACGACCACGATGACCGAAACCGGCGAAGCCGTTAAAGAGCTCTTCCTCCTCATGGTGCGCAAGGGCGTCATCACCCAAATCAACTGA
- a CDS encoding KH domain-containing protein, with protein sequence MDIKALVEAIAKSIVDTPERVVVSGVEGENSTVLELRVAKEDIGKVIGKNGRTITAMRTILNATRAQKFKRHILEVLE encoded by the coding sequence ATGGATATTAAGGCGCTTGTTGAAGCGATCGCCAAGTCCATCGTCGACACTCCTGAAAGGGTGGTGGTGAGTGGGGTCGAGGGCGAGAACTCAACGGTACTTGAGCTTCGGGTGGCAAAAGAAGACATCGGTAAGGTCATCGGCAAGAACGGAAGGACCATCACCGCGATGCGGACCATCCTGAACGCCACGCGGGCCCAGAAGTTCAAGCGCCACATTCTTGAAGTTCTCGAATAG